In Thermoanaerobaculia bacterium, the genomic window CGCTCCTCGAGGTCGACGCGCTCGTCAACGCCGCGAATTCCGGTCTCCAGCTGGGCTCCGGAGTCGCCGGCGCCGTGCGGGTGCGCGGCGGGCCGTCGATCCAGGAAGAGTGCGACGCGATCGGGCACTGTCCGGTCGGAGAGGCGGTCGTGACGGGAGGGGGGCGGCTCCGCGCACCCTGGGTGATCCACGCGGTCGGTCCTCACGGTTCGGATCCGGGCGCGGGCCGCCTGCTCGCGAGCGCCTGCCGGGCGGCTCTCGCGAGAGCGGCGGAACGCGGCCTCGGCTCCGTCGCGATCCCCGCGATCTCGACCGGAGCGTTCGGTTTTCCGCTCGAGCGCGCCGCGAGGATCCTCGTCGCCGAGGCGCGCGCGTTCGCGGCGGCGCACGAGAAGCCGGAGCGGATCGTGTTCTGTCTGCGCGACGGCGCGTCGCGCGATTCGTTCGAACGGGCGCTCGACGAGACCGAACCGCGCTGACGAGAGCGAATCCCCGCGCGATTACACGGGGAAACGGCGGTTCGACACGACCCACTCGCCGAATTCCGCCGCCGGA contains:
- a CDS encoding macro domain-containing protein yields the protein MKERIVLVVGDITLLEVDALVNAANSGLQLGSGVAGAVRVRGGPSIQEECDAIGHCPVGEAVVTGGGRLRAPWVIHAVGPHGSDPGAGRLLASACRAALARAAERGLGSVAIPAISTGAFGFPLERAARILVAEARAFAAAHEKPERIVFCLRDGASRDSFERALDETEPR